The following DNA comes from Brassica oleracea var. oleracea cultivar TO1000 chromosome C5, BOL, whole genome shotgun sequence.
NNNNNNNNNNNNNNNNNNNNNNNNNNNNNNNNNNNNNNNNNNNNNNNNNNNNNNNNNNNNNNNNNNNNNNNNNNNNNNNNNNNNNNNNNNNNNNNNNNNNNNNNNNNNNNNNNNNNNNNNNNNNNNNNNNNNNNNNNNNNNNNNNNNNNNNNNNNNNNNNNNNNNNNNNNNNNNNNNNNNNNNNNNNNNNNNNNNNNNNNNNNNNNNNNNNNNNNNNNNNNNNNNNNNNNNNNNNNNNNNNNNNNNNNNNNNNNNNNNNNNNNNNNNNNNNNNNNNNNNNNNNNNNNNNNNNNNNNNNNNNNNNNNNNNNNNNNNNNNNNNNNNNNNNNNNNNNNNNNNNNNNNNNNNNNNNNNNNNNNNNNNNNNNNNNNNNNNNNNNNNNNNNNNNNNNNNNNNNNNNNNNNNNNNNNNNNNNNNNNNNNNNNNNNNNNNNNNNNNNNNNNNNNNNNNNNNNNNNNNNNNNNNNNNNNNNNNNNNNNNNNNNNNNNNNNNNAACATATCATATGCTGGAAAATCACTTATTGTCCACATTAGTACTGTCCGCATTTGAAAGTTTTCTTTACACGAAACATCGTATGTTTCAGCACCTTGAGCCCATAGTTGTTGCAACTCATATATTAGTGGCTGAAGAAACACATCAAGTGATCTCTTAGGATGCTCTGGTCCGGGAACGAGAATCGAGAGAAACAAAAACTCTCGTCGCAAGCACAAGTTTGGGGGGAGGTTGTATGGTGTAAGAATGACGGGCCATAGAGAATATTGTCTTCCACTCTTGCCAAACGGACTGAAACCATCAGTACATAATCCAAGGTAGACATTTCTTCTTTCATACGCAAAGTCGGGATACTTTGATTGGAAATGCTTCCACGCTTTTGCATCTGAAGGATGTCTGATCTCACCATCTGTTGAGTGCTCCGCATGCCATCTCATTGGTTGCGCTGTGCGTTCAGATAGATACAACCTCTGCAACCTTTCCGTCAAAGGTAAATACCACATCCTTTTATATGGCACTGGAACTCTTCAACTCGTATATTTATAATGAGGCTTTCCACAAAATTTGCATGTAACCCGCTGTTCATCCGCCCTCCAATAAATCATGCAGTTGTCGCTGCATACATCTATTACCTGATACGATAAACCAAGACCAGCTACGAGTTTCTGAACCTCGTAGTATGAACCAGGAGCTACATTATCCTCGGGTAGAATACTTTTTACAAAATCAGCAATCGCATCCACACAGTCTTCAGCCAAATTATAATCTGTTTTAATGCCCATCAATCTTGTAGCAGATGATAAAGCTGAATGACCATCTCTGCAACCTTCGTACAATGGTTGCTTTCCAGCATCCAACATATCATAAAATCTCTTAGCTTGTGCATTGGGTAAATCTTCCCCTCTAAAATGATCATTTACCATCTGCTCAGTACCTACACCATAATCTACATCCGTTCTAATTGGTTCTTCTAATCTAACCGCTGGCTGAGGTTCGCTAGTACTACCATGTTCATAATCAGTTTCCCCATGATGATACCAAATTTTGTAACTTCGTGTAAACCCACTCAAATATAGATGAGTCCAAACATCCCACTCTTTAATAACCTTTCTATTTTTACAATTAGAGCAAGGACATCTTAACATACCTGTTTTTGCTTCCGGTTGTCGGTGAACTAACCCCATGAATTCGGTTATACCTCGTTGGTATTCTTCCGTAAGCAATCTCGTGTTCGGATCCAAATGAGGTCGATCGATCCAAGAACAAAAATAATTTGAAGAAGACATATTTTTTATGAATCAAATTCGTGTGTAAATAGAGTAAGAGTGAGGATGAAGATATGGAGTGAATGAAGAGGAAGAGAAGTGCTTGTATTTATAGTTTAAATCCTGCCGACAGACCGAGGAAATTTTGACGGAATTCCGACGCCAACGGCTAGTTCGTCGGAATTTCCTCGGAATTTTGTAAAATCCCCCAACGGCACTCCAACGGCTATAATATTTCCTCGGAATTCATCGGGTTTTTTCGAGGAACACATTTTTTCTCGGAATATTCCGACGGATTGATATTTCCTCGGAATTCCGTCGGTATATTCCAAGGAAACCAAATTTTGTGTTTCCTCGGAATTCCCTCGGAAATTCCTCGGGATATTCCGAGGATTTTATTTTCCGTCGGAATGTCCGTCAGAATACCGATGTTTTCTTGTAGTGTAAGATCCATTGAATAGAATGAGTCTTTGGTATCATGAAAACTCCACATATACTAGAAACGTTTATTATATTCCACAAGCTCTAAACGATTTCATGAAATCTTAGCTTCTTCTATTATTACATAGAAAGAACAGTGTCATTAAAGAAAAATACCAAGAAAAGGAAATCCCCTTACGTAAAAATTAGCAATTTACCGGTGCCCTAATTTATTTTTGTATTATTTTCTCAGCCGCTTTGGTAGCTAGCTAGGTCTTAAAAAATAACCTTCAACACCTCTCTCTCTGTCAGCAACTAAAACGATCATGGTTTCAGATGATATCCCTACGGAACTCAACCTCAAGATATTGTCAAGATTGCCAGCAAAATCAATCGCTAGGTTTCGCAGTGTGTCCAAGCAATGGGCATCAATAGTTGATCGTCGACAATTCAAAGACTTGTTCCTGACCAATCCTCGTTGTCTCTGTAACATCCCGAGTTATGATATGTGAAAAGGCTAAGAGAATTGATTTGGCTACCTATGTCACCAAAGTTGACTTACCTTTTCCGGAGCACATCTTGAAAGAACTCCAGAATTAAGCGTGCTTGAGCTGGAGTAGTGGAATGATGGGTGACCTATCGGGAAGTGATTCGCGATAGCGTGCAAGTGAGGCCAAAGCATGAGAAAAGGTCGGGTGGTGATTGCAGGGTCAGTAAACAATGATTTCAAGCCTTCAGAAATTAACGGACCGACCGTCAGATGGGATGGGGCCCACGGTCCGAGAGAGTGGGCGTGGGTGGCCCATTAACCGTGGGCGGTCGGGGCGTTATAAGTGGTATCAGGGCTGGTAAGCCATCTCAGTTCTGACCTGAGAGGCGTCGTGGAGCGCAACAAGGATGTTGTGTTCTTTGAGAGGGGGTGAATTGTAACATCCCGAGTTGTGATATGTGAAAAGGCTAAGAGAATTGATTTGGCTACCTATGTCACCAAGGTTGACTTACCTTTTCCGGAACACATCTTGAAAGAACTCCAGAGTTAAGCGTGCTTGAGCTGGAGTAGTGGAATGATGAGTGACCTATCGGGAATTGATTCGCGATAGCGTGCGAGTGAGGCCAAAGCATGGGAAAAGGTCGGGTGGTGATTGCAGGATCAGTAAACAATGATTTCAAGCCTTCAGAAATTAACGGACCGACCGTCAGATGGGATGGGGCCCACGGTCCGAGAGAGTGGGCGTGGGTGGCCCATTAACCGTGGGCGGTCGGGGCGTTATAAGTGGTATCAGGGCTGGTAAGCCATCTCAGTTCTGACCTGAGAGGCGTCGTGGAGCGCAACAAGGATGTTGTGTTCTTTGAGAGGGGGTGAATTGTAACATCCCGAGTTGTGATATGTGAAAAGGCTAAGAGAATTGATTTGGCTACCTATGTCACCAAGGTTGACTTACCTTTTCCGGAACACATCTTGAAAGAACTCCAGAGTTAAGCGTGCTTGAGCTGGAGTAGTGGAATGATGAGTGACCTATCGGGAATTGATTCGCGATAGCGTGCGAGTGAGGCCAAAGCATGGGAAAAGGTCGGGTGGTGATTGCAGGATCAGTAAACAATGATTTCAAGCCTTCAGAAATTAACGGACCGACCGTCAGATGGGATGGGGCCCACGGTCCGAGAGAGTGGGCGTGGGTGGCCCATTAACCGTGGGCGGTCGGGGCGTTATAAGTGGTATCAGGGCTGGTAAGCCATCTCAGTTCTGACCTGAGAGGCGTCGTGGAGCGCAACAAGGATGTTGTGTTCTTTGAGAGGGGGTGAATTGTAACATCCCGAGTTGTGATATGTGAAAAGGCTAAGAGAATTGATTTGGCTACCTATGTCACCAAGGTTGACTTACCTTTTCCGGAACACATCTTGAAAGAACTCCAGAGTTAAGCGTGCTTGAGCTGGAGTAGTGGAAGGATGGGTGATCTATCGGGAAGTGATTCGTGATAGCGTGCGAGTGAGGCCAAAGCATGGAAAAAAGTCGGGTGGTGATTGCAGGGTCAATAAACAATGATTTCGAGCTTTCAGAAATTAACGGACCGACCGTCGGGTGGGATGGGGCCCACGGGCTGAGAGAGCGGGCGTGGGTGGCCCACTAGCCGTGGGCGGTCGGGGCTCGTTATAGTCTCATCCTCGTCTCATATTCGCCATCGAAGAAAATGGTGTGTGGAGCATCTTCTCGCTGTCTCAGCATCTGACACAATACGAGAAGCCTTCTTCGTCTCTTGTAGTAACCCCCGAATTTCATATGAAGTTCCCTCCAGACGATATGTAGATCTTTCGTCGTGATAACGGACAATTCGCATGTGGCTATGCCTCTGGTTTGATCTATTTCTACGGTATGTGGACCGATAAAAATGAAGTGCCAGTGATATGTAACCCTAATACTGGACGGTACGAGACCTTACCTTATATTTCAAGGTACAGAAGGTCGTATAGTCTTTTTGGGTTTGATCCGGTTGAAAAGCAATACAAGGTATTGCACATGGCTTATCCATGTTGTCCTAATGATCACAGAGTTATGACATTAGGAACTAGAGGAATGAGGTGGAGAAAGATCCATATGCATTAATGGGGTTTTATATTACTTAGGTGACACGTCTGAGTGTAAGGAAAAGATTAGGGAGAAAGTCTAGTTTTGCAATAGCTTGCTTTGATATCCGGTCTGAGAAGTTCAAGATTCTTTATCCGGAAAGCTTTTGTGAATTGACAAACTATAATGGTAAGTTGGGTGTGATTTACTATGATGATCTCACTCATGATGCTGTAGAGTTGCGGGTATGGGTTCTAGAAGATGTGGATAAACAGGAATGGTCGAAATATTCCTACACTTTGAGGGGTGATAAACTTTTCCCCCATTATGCCTCCGTGGTTGGAGTGATTTCGACGGGTGAAATTGTTTTGTCAATGGCTGATTATACATCTACCCAACCGTTTTATATTTTCTACTACAATCCTGAAAAGAACACCAATTGACGTGTTGAAATCCAAGGTTTCGGAGAATACCTTGAAGCTTCGAAGTGTAGAGTCTACGTCTTTGCAGACGATTGTAGTAGATTCTACTCTTTTGCACACCATGTACAAGATCTTAATGTAAAGGATCCAGAGCTACTCAAGTCAAGCATCGACTCTCCATATTTGAAGAACGAAGAATCAGAAGAAGAGTAGGATGGTGTTTCTTGTTTTAATGGTAAAAGGAAGAAGAATAAACCAGATGAAAGCAGGAGGAGAAAAAGAAGAAAGCAGGGGAAGAGCAAGAAGAAGATAGAGACGATCATTAGAGTTAGGTGTCATTTTTGGTATGTCATTTTTTTGTGTTTTCATCTATGCGTTTTATGTTCTTTAGTTATGTAAACCCCTCTCTCTTTATAACTACTTTCATAAACCAAGTTTTCTTTTAGTTTAAAAAAAAAAAAGGAAAGAAGAGTGTCATGTCATCTCAAATATTCGGATTATATCAGTTATAAGCCAGTTAGTGAATGTTGAATTGATGTCTCACTCTCACTATTAAGACATTGATCTTTTGCCAAAGCATAGATTAACAAGGATTAGCATGAGTGTTTCTTCTTTATTCACAAGCGAGCTTGGTGTCAAAGCTGCTTAAGCAAATCGCAAACGCTTGAAACGCTGACAACGGATACCTATAATCCATCGTGAACATATCTTTCCCCACTTTACCAAACTGCAAGATCACTTTCTCTTGCTCTGGATGAGACGGTGCAGCCGCCGCTGCTCCTTGTGTCGGCGGCTGTCTCGCAGCGACAAGCTGGAAATTCTTAACCGACGCGACCGTCACACGTCCACGAAAATTCAAACACCAGCACTGCAACTGCTCGTGCCACCTCGGCTGCTTGTTCTTCAACACCAACGGTCTGAAACTCGTCTCTTCTTGCTCCTCCTCGCATGGTGCTACTACTCCCAACTCCGAGAATCTAGAGCTGCTGAAATCTACTGAACGGTAGTCCAGTGATGACTTGGAGAACGAGATGTTACTGCGGAACGACTCGTCGAGAGGGTTTGGGAGGAGTTTATCCGGTTGGTTTGGGACAGAGCCGCCTGGTTCGAGGGAAGAAGCTGGGATGGAGTTCATGACGCAGTTCATTCTCCGTGGCCCGCGCGTGCCCAGCACGTTGAGCTCGTATGTGATTTGAGCTATGTTGTAGCTTCCGGATGGGAGTTTGGGAGATACTCTTTTGGAGTGGAACATGCTTCTGCTTGTTTGGTCGGTGATGAGTGCACTTGAAGAAGATGGTGTGTTTTGTGGTGGTTGTGTGTCGTACACTAAGAACTTTGTCCCGAGAAAGTTTGATCTGAGGGAAAAAGAAACTTTCAGTAAGCGAATATATAAAAAGTAGTAAAACTATTTAAGAGAGATCAAAACGAACCTGAGCTTTCCGAGGTATGAGTTGCTTGATCTTGAGATGTTATCAGCATCCATGGAGATAATGTACTCTGTCCGAGTAGTTCTGCGAGTTCGTTTAGCTGAAAGAAGAAACTTCCCATTCTCCACTACTAGAGATTGAACAAAAAAAAACATTATGCACAACTTAGTCTTTAGCCATGAACTAAAGTAAGCATGGGCAAAAAAACCCGAAACCGAAGACCTAACCGGAACTGACCCGAAATAACCGAAACCGGAGAATAACCAAAACACTCAAATATGTAAATATATTAATTAAATATACATATAATATAACCAAATATATATAATTTAAACTGTTAAAAGTATCCAAAAATATCAAAAAAATACAAATTATCAAAAAATATGCTAACTGCCTGAAATTATCCGAAGTATACGGATACTTTTATCCGGTATATCCAAAATATTCCCATTTTTTTGGTTATCTGGGTTTTTCGGATATTTTGGGTAATTATTCCCCTACCTGAACTACCCGATACCCAAAATACCGGAACCCATACTCGGAATGCCCTGGGCTAAACTAAAGTGTATTCAGGAACAAACAGCTATTCCTGAGTTAACAAGAAAGCGTACCAGGACTTAAACAAAGAAAAAGATGAAACATTAGCTTTGATTTATCCCGTTTAATGAAACACTGAATCATCGTATCACGCGGTCCTGGCTGGAAAAAGAAACTTCTTTCATCAGTAGCTTGAAACTTAACAACATCACATTTACAAGTTGTTGTGAGGGAAGGAACCTGTTTGAGGGAAACGGGGAAAGTGAGCTTCCCACAGATTTCAGGACATGAGACGATCTCTTGGCACATAGCTCTCCAAGACCGACAAACGGAAGCACAAGCAACTACGTGTTTCCTTGCAGGCCAGTTACTCTCACTCTCCTCTAGTCTTTTGATCACGTCTAAGAGCAGCTCCGGAGGAAGATTAGCCCATCTGCTTGTCTGAACTATCAAAGGTGACAAGAGGTCGCGTGAAGACGAATACTCACAAGAGCCCTGAGATTTCCCTTTGTGAAGCCTGAAATCGAAACTCCTCTTGGACAAGCTCCCAAGCCCATCTCTCAAATCTTGAACAATGCTCCTAAACGACATATTCTCTTTGTTTGTTAAGCTCAACTCTAATTGCCTAAATCTGAAAAAGAGAGTCCATAAGAAGAAGAAAAAGGTTATAAAGCTAGGCAACTATGAAGCTAGGCAACTATGAGTCACCTTCTTAACAAGTAAGAAATTAAAGTAAAAAAGAGCCCAAAATAAAAGAAAAATGTAGGCCAAAAGAGAAAGAAGATTTGGCTAAAGCATAAGGAAAGAAAAGATTACACAACATGCTCCATAAAGAAACTAGGCCATGTCCCTAACATAGTAGCTTTTACTCAAGCACAAACCTTTTTTTTTCTTTATGACAATAATTAATTATCAAAGAGAAACTGACATCAGTTCACCAAATGCAACATCCAGATCAGATAACTGAGTAGTTGGTAATATGAGGAGTCAATTTGATAAATAAGAGAAGGAGAAGAGGTAAAAGGATGAACCTTTCAGACAAGTAGGTGATATAACCCAGAAGCTTAAATCACAAAGTCCACCTAACTTTTAAGATTCTCCGACCAAACCCAGAAGCTCAGCAAAAAGTAGAACAGAATCTGGTCTGGTTCAAGAACTCGAACTCTCCGGAGATCACAAGGATTTAAGCAGATCCGTAGCTGACTAAGTCTAAAACAAAACAACCCATAAAAGTCAAAAGAGCAACAAAAAAGAAAGAAAGATAAAGTCTTCTTCTTTTGATTGGTTTCTCTTTTCCTCTCTGCTTTGTTTTCCGGTACTACTCAGGAGCGTTTCTTGATTTTTCTTTAATAGTTCACGAGGCAGCAATAAAATAATTAAAGAATAGTTTTTTTTTACTATCAAATTTATATGACCATTTTTATATTTGTTTTTAAAGAGGGGCTCGTAAGAAGTGGACATTGTGAAGCATTATTGTCCACGAGGCCGCTCGATCTACGCCTCGCATTAAGCAAAGACCCAACTATCATTTGACTTTCTTCACCTTTTATGTTTTGTTTTTTTTTTTAACTTTTTAAACCTTTTAAGTTTTAACCAAATCGTTATTGAAAGAGATTTAACACCGCTAAACTTTGAGTCATATCACTGAATACAAATCACTTGGGTGGTGTTATATATATTTGTTTACAGTATATAAATCTTAAACTAACATATATTTGTTAAAGTTTCTTCAGAAAAAAATATATTTTGGATGGTTGGTAAAAGTATGTTTAATTGTCTATGCCTTCCTTGATCCTTTTTTTTTTTTGTAAACTGCCTTCCTT
Coding sequences within:
- the LOC106344108 gene encoding tubby-like F-box protein 10; this translates as MSFRSIVQDLRDGLGSLSKRSFDFRLHKGKSQGSCEYSSSRDLLSPLIVQTSRWANLPPELLLDVIKRLEESESNWPARKHVVACASVCRSWRAMCQEIVSCPEICGKLTFPVSLKQPGPRDTMIQCFIKRDKSKLMFHLFLCLSPVVENGKFLLSAKRTRRTTRTEYIISMDADNISRSSNSYLGKLRSNFLGTKFLVYDTQPPQNTPSSSSALITDQTSRSMFHSKRVSPKLPSGSYNIAQITYELNVLGTRGPRRMNCVMNSIPASSLEPGGSVPNQPDKLLPNPLDESFRSNISFSKSSLDYRSVDFSSSRFSELGVVAPCEEEQEETSFRPLVLKNKQPRWHEQLQCWCLNFRGRVTVASVKNFQLVAARQPPTQGAAAAAPSHPEQEKVILQFGKVGKDMFTMDYRYPLSAFQAFAICLSSFDTKLACE